In the Plasmodium yoelii strain 17X genome assembly, chromosome: 3 genome, one interval contains:
- a CDS encoding PIR protein: MSSHVCDALKYADQILPDDFDFEKDHKPSNKYDYYCRINMETMKGKCLTVGQVVNIVTIILLDNLFVLNKNIESENKNNEYITYVMLWLSNKMKLIKKGRYGSVADFYVTFIQNSKKYILYHDKIDKNRKMMYLNIDRMRRLYGLLIKLCDAITKHKKDPSNCSNFSDFVNDWIKQYIDLIFKKQRVFEDEHYCDVLVTLKNAYEKFKKDNDTKNSFPEIIEIEGIKTCKQLGKEATTSSKVLSVLVQDAPNGKKDLEKGKDTSKHIDFKKIFELYSLFFSKMFTNIGNSLYENVFPTLEDFYGKLKNFAGNTINHVNKELKKAIETYAPNNCISEEKDQGSNPPSSQESLSEKGDSDQKGCEASQISLTRPVMKPETPISDVERNGTTGIGDNPFNVYKNMGISILIILIPIALAIMYKYLPFGWRKKSKKKKKMKKAINMFDTNETTEEVINPTDRKKQMKITINLSSQNKQDKKLTNSSTPKKQDKQFINSSTPKKQDKQFINSNDRKKKVEIIINSSKKKQTKDFINSTYWGKYPLLNIYKLMKADPVPFIILFLLFIFYLYKRKGDSLE, encoded by the exons ATGAGTTCCCATGtg TGTGATGCATTAAAATATGCTGATCAAATTTTGCCTGATGATTTTGATTTCGAGAAGGATCATAAACCTTCTAATAAATACGATTATTATTGTCGAATTAACATGGAAACAATGAAAGGGAAATGTTTAACTGTCGGTCAAGTAGTTAATATTGTTACTATAATATTACTTGATAATTTATTCgttttgaataaaaatatagaatctgaaaataaaaataacgaaTATATCACGTATGTTATGCTATGGTTaagtaataaaatgaaactaattaaaaaagggaGGTACGGAAGCGTGGCAGATTTTTATGTCACGTTTAtacaaaatagtaaaaagtatatattatatcatGATAAAATCGATAAAAACAGAAAAATGATGTATCTTAATATTGATAGAATGCGTAGACTTTATGGGTTACTTATTAAGCTGTGTGATGCAATTACTAAACATAAAAAAGATCCTTCAAATTGCTCCAATTTTTCAGATTTTGTTAACGATTGGATAAAACAATACATAGAccttatttttaaaaaacagAGAGTTTTTGAAGATGAACATTATTGTGATGTATTGGTGACTTTAAAAAATGCttatgaaaaatttaaaaaagataatGATACCAAAAATTCTTTTCCAGAAATTATAGAGATAGAAGGAATAAAAACTTGTAAGCAATTAGGTAAAGAAGCAACAACTTCATCGAAAGTTTTAAGTGTATTGGTCCAAGATGCACCGAATGGAAAGAAAGATTTAGAGAAAGGGAAAGATACCTCGAAACATAtagattttaaaaaaatatttgaattatatagtttattttttagtaaaATGTTTACTAATATTGGAAATAGCTTATATGAAAATGTGTTCCCAACGTTAGAAGATTTTTACggtaaattaaaaaattttgctGGTAACACGATTAATCATGTGAATAAAGAACTTAAAAAAGCAATAGAAACTTATGCACCAAATAATTGTATATCTGAGGAAAAAGACCAAGGGAGTAATCCACCATCATCTCAAGAAAGTCTATCTGAAAAAGGAGATTCTGATCAAAAGGGTTGCGAAGCATCTCAAATATCATTGACACGTCCAGTGATGAAACCAGAAACTCCAATATCAGACGTAGAAAGAAATGGAACAACAGGAATAGGTGATAATCCATTCAACGTATACAAGAACATGGGAAtttcaattttaattattttaataccCATTGCTTTAGCTATTATGTACAag TATTTGCCATTTGGATGGAGAAAGAAatcaaagaaaaaaaaaaagatgaaaaaggctataaatatgtttgatACAAATGAAACAACAGAAGAAGTTATAAACCCAACTGAtcgaaaaaaacaaatgaaaataacTATAAATTTATCTAGTCAAAACAAACAGGATAAAAAGCTTACCAATTCATCTACTCCAAAAAAACAGGATaaacaatttataaattcatctACTCCCAAAAAACAGGATAAACAGTTTATAAACTCAAATGATCGAAAGAAAAAAGtggaaataattataaattcatctaaaaaaaaa